The Cylindrospermum stagnale PCC 7417 genome segment ATGTTGGTTGGGTGGTACTAAAGGGGCCTGCACTATTAAGTAATGCTAAACCCGCTACACTGTCGGGACGTTGAGCTGCAACACACAAGCAAGCGTAGCCACCAAGAGAGTTACCAGCTAATACGGCTTTTTGACCAATCACTTCACTGATAAAATCATTAAGTTGGTCGCGCCATAAGTCGCCGCCATACTGCAATTTTGGTTTAGCTGAACGACCAAATCCCAAAAGGTCGATGGCATATACTTCAAAATCTGGATACAGTCCTGTGATATTCTTGCGCCAGTGGTCTGTGGAAGCACCAAAACCATGCACTAACAGCAAGGGTGGACGTTGCGGTTGTTTTTCTCCCGCTTTTACGTAGTAGACGTTGTGCCCTCGCCACTGCCAATATTTGCCGGGAATTGGGGCTGTAGTTGCCTGCATGATTTAAATAAATGTTAAGTACATTCTCATAATTGTAGACTAGCAATCATATCTAACACCCCACCCTAGCCCTCCCCGCAAGCAGGGAGGGAACAAAATGTTCTAATACTTGCGGGTGGTTTACGAAGTGAAAACTGATAACTGACTAATGATAAAAGAAAGATTGATTACAGGTAAGACTAAACTTTTAGGGGTGATTGGGCATCCGGTGGAGCATTCTCTATCGCCAGTGATGCATAATGTTGCCCTTGGCGAGATGGGGTTAGATTATGTTTATCTTCCCTTGCCGATCGCACCACAAAATTTAGAAATAGCGATCGCAGGTTTTGCCGCTATTGGCGTGGTTGGTTTTAGTGTGACAATTCCCCACAAGCAGGCGATATTGCCTTTGTTATCAGAGATTACGCCCGTAGCCCAAGCCATCGGCGCAGTGAATACTGTAACGCGCCAAGATGGTAAATGGGTGGGGACAAACACGGATGTAGAAGGATTTATTGCCCCTCTGCAAACAACGTATCACCAAGATTGGCGTCAAAAGGTAGCGGTAATTTTAGGTAATGGTGGTGCAGCCAGGTCCGTTGTGGCAGGTTGTATCCAGCTTGGTTTTGCGTCAATTCATGTTGTGGGGCGCAATGTGCAGAAGTTAGAAGAATTTCGCCATAGTTGGGGCAATTCACCTCTAAAGGAGAAATTTCAGGTGCATCAATGGGAGGAACTACCACAGCTAATTCCCCAAGCTGACTTGTTGGTAAATACAACCCCGGTGGGGATGTATCCCCAGGTGGAGGCGTCACCTTTGAGTGTTGAGGAAATGGCTGATCTGCCAGCAGATGCGATCGCTTACGATTTGATATATATTCCTAAACCGACGCTATTTCTCCAACAAGCAGAAAAACAAGGGGCGATCGCGATTGATGGATTAGAAATGCTAGTCCAGCAAGGCGCAGCAGCTTTAAAAATCTGGTTACAGCGTCCAATAGTGCCTGTGGACGCGATGCGCCAAGCATTGCAGAATCATTTGGGTAATTGGTAATTGGTCATTGGTAATGGGTCATTGGAAAAGCTATGACCAATGACCCGTTACCCCATCACTAACTATACTCAGGCATCCGCATATACATTTCCTGACCTTGGGAATTATAGATGAACAGCGGCCGTTTGGCATTGTCACCAATCACTACTAGCGCTTCCCGTAAGCTTTGGAAGTGGTTTTTTAGGTCAGCATCAGGATTAGCCGAGCTATTTTGTAGTGCTTGGTCATAAGCAGGAGTTAACCGGACAATAATTCCTTGGTCACTGATGGTAAATGTGCAAATCTGAATTCCATTCGTACAAGTTTTAGTCAAGTCAGCGCGGGTTTGTTCTAAATCGCCATAGATTTGGAGTTTCTCTTGTGCTTGTTGGAGAGAATCTGAGTATGGTTGGAGGAGAGACTGAGCTTGAGAGTAGTACAAGCTATCACGAGAAACCTGTTGAGCAACCTGCAAAGCCTGACTCCAGTATGTTACCGCTGTCTTCCATTGTTGTTTTTGCGTATAGACTTTAGCTTGATTGGCTGTGTTGATGGCTTGTTGGTAGGTTTTAGCGGCTAATTTTTCTTGAGTGGCGCGATCGCGTGCCATGAGCAATTTTGGTTGATATTCTGCCAACAGATTTTGTGCTTCTTGGTATGCTGGGCTAGACTGGGGGATGCTCTTTAAGCCATTGACCACTAGAAGCCAAGTAGACTCCAGCTTTTGCCAGTCATTACCAGATTTGGCATTGGCTTCGTTATTGACGGCTGTAAGAGCGACAGCTTTGGCTGCGGTCAATTTTTTCAGCCAGATTTCCTCTTTGAGTAATTGTTGATTTGTCGTTTGTAACCCGACACGATAACCTGGTAATTTGGCTTGCACCAGCCCATACAGTTCGCTATTGGGGCTGATCGCCTCTAGCGGTGCGATCGCTTGTCGCCATAAACGAAGTCTTGCCTGTAATTCCGCTAGGTTATTAGCTGGAGTCAGCATTTTTTCTTCCACCAAGGATGCGGCTTGCAAACCATTGATTACTAAGCTAATTTTTTGTGACTGTGCCGATAAACTTGCAGAAAGTTCCTCTGCTTGCTGGTGACGGAATGCCCAGTTGGGAATCTTTTTTAGGTCACTGCTGGCTGCTAACAGTTGCTGTTGCACTGCAACCAAGTCTTTTTCTGACTTGGCTTGGCGCGTCAGTCGCCGGGATTCTGTTTTTAATAATTCAGCTTTTTGTATTTCTTCACACTCGGATATCGCGCAAGGACGAGTCAGAAAGTAAGCACCGCCACCAAACACGAAACCTCCCACCAAGGCTACACCAATGATGATCGGTTGCAAAAACTTTGCAGACTTGGAAACCGCCAAATCTGGTGAACCGGCCAAGGGGTCAAACGCTTCCTCCAACTCAACCTCATCGAGAGATAGATTGTCTAAGATCGAGTCATCTATCGATGGAGATTCATATATGGGAATATCGGTAGGGGGAAAAATTAGGCTCCCGCTTTCTCTCTCACTACTGCTTGAGGGCACCGAGTTCCCCATCACCCCTAAATTCCAATGCTTGGGAGTAGCGAGTTCCTCGTCTGCCTCACTCTTTTGAACCTTCTCACTCAGGCAATGTTTGGCATAAGGGAGTTTTTCTCCAGACACTCTGAGGAATAATTGCGTCTCCTGGAACTGGTAGTTGGGTTGCCGCTGGAGTGCTTCTTCCAGTACCGTAAAAATTGTTGGCTGGTCAACTATTACACCAAGTGGGTGTTGAGTTAAAATCATTAGCTCATTATTTTTTACGGCACACTTAACCTGGAAAAGTTCGCCAGATTGAACTTCCGCAAGCAATTGTTCCTGTAGAATCTTGGCTAAAAGCTGTATATCTTCCTGTGGGAATGCTACTTTCATAGAGCGTGACCGCTAGTCTTTATATATGGTTTTTATTATCTTTGACGGGAGAAAAATAATGGCTTCTGTTTGCTCTCTCTTAAATGCATAGTTTAATTAACCCCAGTGTTTACATCCACTAGACCAACTTTTTAACACAAATCCAGACCTTTGGGCAAAAAATACTAGAGTGACGATTGTTCGTATTTTTACTTTTTCCTCCTGCTAGATGCTAAATTAGACAGTTCCAGCCCCAGCGAAAACTACAAATAAAAAATGGGAATAATCCGTGTTTTGGGCATTTTTACCGCTTTACTAGGGGAAATTAAAGGTTCAGTAGCTACCGCAACTGTACTTTCTGGCTATCTTGCGGCAGTTAGAAAATATCCATAGCGAAGACAAACAACTTTAGCTTAATGCTTTTAGACACTAGAAAGTTTACGGAGGAGATGAGTTAGGTCTGATCAGCCTGACACTGACGAGTTGGCTCTAGAAATTAATTTGCCCCATCTGTTGAATTCGATAAAATTGATCCGTGAAAAATAAATTTTTATAGCTAACCAAAGCTTGATTCGGCAATCAGGGTGCTGTAGAAGCAATGAGACAGCAGTTCAGAAATGCTTTGGGAGTGTCAATACTAAGGTGGATGTCAATGGATCTATTAGAGTATCAAGTTAAAGAATTGTTTAGTGAGATGGGAATTCCTGTATTACCATCGCAACGAATTGACCATCCCGCAGATTTGAAACGCTTAAAAATCCGCTATCCGATTGTCCTGAAATCCCAAGTACATGCTGCTGAACGGCAAAAAGCTGGTGGAGTCAGGATTGTAGAAACGACAATCGATGCGATCGCAGCTGCTCAAACGATCTTCAATTTAACGATTTGGGGAGAATTGCCGGAAGTATTGCTGGCAGAATCGAAGTACGACGCCGATCAAGAATTTTATCTAGCAGTAGTTTTAGATACCGCAGTCTGCCGACCAGTACTACTAGGTTGCAAAGAAGCAGATATCGATTGGGAATCGGCAGGGGAGAAAATGCAATATGTTGTTGTGGAACAGGAATTCTCACCATTTTATGCCCGACGACTGGCATTGAAAATGGGTTTGCAAGGTGCGCTGATGCTGTCAGTTAGCAGCGTGCTAGAGAAGATGTACCAGTTATTTGTGCAAAAAGATCTAGACTTAGTGGAGATTAATCCTCTAGCCGTCAGCGCTTCTGGTCAGGTGATGGCTCTCAATGGCAAAGTCAGAGTCAACGAACGAGCAATCAACCGTCATCCAGAGATGGCCCAAATGGCAGCAAAAATAGTCAGCCGTCATACCAGTAGTCAAATCAACGGCATTTTAGGCGACTGGGATGCGGCAGCTATACACGGTAAAATAGGTATTTTAGGTAATGGTACTGGTTCGGTGTTGACAACTTTAGATTTGGTCGCCAACGCTGGTGGTAAACCAGGTGTTTGTTTCAATCTGCGCCATGCTTTTCTCACTGATACGGCACCGACTACCTTCTTGGGTCGCTTAGATACAGGTCTAAAAATGTTAGCTGCTGACAAAAGCATTCAAGTAATACTGATTAACTTCCTAGGTACTATTCCTCAGTTGGCAGAAATGCCGGAGGTCATTGCTAATTTTTGGCAACAAGACAACAGCGAAATTAAATCCTCTATTTTAAGCTCCAGTGGCAGCAGAAGCCATCGCGGGGTATCTCTGCCGCGCTTGGTTGTCCGTCTTGCTGGTTCTGAATTCAACGCCGCTAGACAATATTTAGCTACACTCAAAACCCAGAGCGATGTGCTAATAGTGGTAGAAAATTTAGATACCGCAGTGGCGGAAGCAGTCCGGCTTGCCAAGTTAACTGCTTATAGAAAATAGTCACAATTACGTATCAATACGACACTGCACTTGTGTTGCTGTTATTCCCAGTATTTTGAGCCACTCTCTTTGCTAAACTTAACCGGATTTTTTATGAACCTAACGCCAGATAGCAAAGTTTTAATCCAGGGCTTTTCTGAATTTATCTCAGAAACTCATGTTGCTCAAATGAAAGCTTACGGTACAAATTTGATCGCTGGTGTCAATCCCGGATGTGGTGGTCAGCTATTGTACGATCTACCGATATTTGACTTGGTTGAGGAGGTGGTGGCACAATTTGGGGCAATTGACACCACGATCATTTGTGTACATCCTTACCAAGTCTTAGATGCAGCATTAGAAGCGATCGCTTCTAATATTCGCCAGATCATTATTATCTCTGGTGGTGTACCACCTTTGGATATGGTGCAACTACTTCGTAAAGCCGAAGCTTGTGAAACCATTGTGGTCGGGCCTAACAGTCCGGGAATTATTGTACCGGGAAAAATTCTTTTAGGTACTCACCCTAGTGAATTGTATACTCCTGGACACGTGGGCATTGTCAGCCGCAGCAGCACTCTGACTTATGAAATCGCTTGGGAATTAACCAAAGCTGGCATGGGTCAGTCTATTAGTGCCAGCATTGGCAGTGATGCGATCATTGGTTCATCGTTTCTGCAATGGCTACAAATTCTCGATGAAGATGAAGCTACCCAGGCGATCGTTTTGGTCGGTCAACCAGGGGGTGGTAGTGAAGAAGCTGCGGCGCAATATATTACTGAGACAATTGATAAACCAGTAATTGCCTACATTGCAGGTAGACACGCACCACCGGCAAAACATTGGCGTCAGACAGGCACTTTAGCGACTTTTGTGGGACGCGATCCTAGTTATGGGACTGCACAAAGTAAATTAGCTGCTTTTCAAACAGCACAAGTATCGGTAGCTGAACGCCCTTCGGAAATTCCTGAATTGTTGAAAAAGGTGCTTAAGTAATCAGCGACGATGTTGGCAACTCTAGCCGTAGGTGATAATAGTTTCAGGTTTAATTATTCAGGAGGTGCTGATCGTGGTCTTTGCTCAAACCAGTCCGCCAAACCTGGACTCAGACGGGACAACAATGCGCTTCACCCCAGATGAATATCGAGGGATGGAAGAAACCGCACAGGAACGCCACGAATACCGCAACGGAGAAATTATCACGATGTCAGGGGGTTCAGAAGCCCACAGTGCGATCGCCAGTAACCTGTTAATTTATCTGGGATTTTTGCTCAGAGACACCAACTTTCGCTGCTACAACAGCGACTTACGCCTTTGGATTCCTGAATATCAGTGTGGAACCTACACTGATTTGATGGTCGTTGATGGACAACCAGAATTCAACGGCAATCGCACGGACGAAATACTCAATCCTCTACTGATTGTCGAAGTTTTATCACCCTCCACTGAAGCCTATGATAGAGGAGATAAGTTCAGAAAATATCGCTCTCTTCCTAGCTTTTGTGAATATCTGCTCGTCGGCCAAACTGAACCCTACATTGAGCAGTATCATATCCTTAATCATGACAGCAATGATCGCTGGCAATTGCAAGTTCACGATCACCTTGAGCGGTCGATTGTCCTGCACAGCTTAAATGTAGAGATTCCCCTGTCTGAAATCTATCGCCGCATTAATTTTTAAGTTAGCGATCGCACTATATAATAAGTGACTTTTTACCCTCATTCTTCTCAATTTCAGTCCAGAGTTTTAAGTACAGTCTATCCAGTTCTTCCTGTGTCTGCCTTCCTTTGAATGGCTGCCCAGTAAAATGTACTAACCTCGGATAAGTTAACGGTACTGATTGCAGCATTGCCAATAAACTGTGAGACTTCTTCGCTACCAGTTTCTTGATTGAGTAAAGCTAAAACAGCAGAAGCATCGACAATAACTTCACTCACTTAAAGCCTCCAATCTTCGTTCCTGAATTAACTCTTCAGAAATTTTTCTACTAGCAGGAATATATTGCCTGAAAAGAGATTGAGCATTTTGTACAGAACTTTGGATGCGATTCTGAATTGGTCGATCATCTAGCACAAGGACAGCATCATATTCACCCACTGGCATATCTACAGGAGAATTAACTAACAACTTGCCATCGCTTGTTATGGTGACTTTTATTTCTAATGTTTTCATAATTAACTCATCATTAACAAAAAATACCTACATATCTCGCTTGTATTCTGCTAGCAGGTGGGGAATGTGATCATAGCCATCTACACCGATAACAGAAATGATTTTCGGGCGATTTTGCTGTAGGAGTATTTGAAATGTTAACTCCCCAATTTGTCCCTGGAGAATTATTAGAAACCCGGCTACTTGCCGCCACTCAAGAGAAGCAATTTGCTCTAAAAGGTACATTCCCAAACAGCCTGTATAAACTGCTTTTTCGGAATTTTGGAGATGGTAATAAGCTTCAGATAGATAGGCTAAATTGCGACCTTGGAGATACAAGTCGCCAGAAACTTGTGCTGTTTTGAAGCCATCTTCTAGATATTTAATCGCAGTTTGAGGTTGTCCAATTACTAAATAGGCAATGCCTAAGCTGCTGAAACATAAGGCTTTACTTTGAATATCGCCTAATTTTTCTGATAGCTTTAAACCTTGCTCTAGATAGTGAATTGCTGATTCATAAATTTCTGGTTCTCTTTGTTCCAGCTTTCGAGCTTGCATGACTTCGCTGTAGCCTAAATTTACCAGTGCATTGGCTTCGCCGGTGCGTGCTTGCTCTACAGATGCGCCACTAACGCCTGGTTGGCGACTGAGCATTAATGCCCGTTGACTGTAGTTGATTGCTTCAGGATAATTTTGTTCTTGGACGTAGGTACGGCTGAGGTGGTTGAGGTTAGCGATTTCACAGGGGCGATCGCCTGCGTTTCTCGCGATCGCTAAAGCTTGCTGATGAAATTTGAGCGATCGCTGATATTGCCCCATCGCCCGCTGAGAATAGCCTAGCAACGTCAAGATCCGCGCCTTTTCTTGAGTTCCTTCTACAGATGCCAGGGGTTCATCCAAATAATCTAGGGCATTTCGTAAAGAACTACCAGAAAAAGAAGCGAAAATCCCCCCATACAAAGGAAAGTAGGGACGCTGGGCAAAGGTGCGGAGAACCTGGAGCATAATTTGCGAAGCACCATTGCTGTACATTGCCCCAGCATTCTGAAAACCACTCGCTAACTGACTCCAAATCACGGCAAAGGTCAAAAAAGTGGAAATGGATAACTTCGGCCCGGCTTGGACATTGTAAGCTTGTTGGTCAAACCAGTGAACTAACCCCCGTTGCAACTGCTGTAAAACTACTGCCAGTTCCACCCAGTCACTGAGAGTAATCTGAGGATGCTTTTGGGCAAATTCAATTGCCGATTGCTCCATTGCCAGGGTGCGAAAAAAGGCTTGGGGTAACTCGCTGTTAACTAATTTAGCCCAACTTGCCCAGGGGCCACTTTCTCCTGGGACACCGCCAAATCCGAGAGAACCGCGATTTTGCTCATACATCCAACTGAGGAGGTTTTCTTGCAGTCGCACCCAAGCAGATAAACCACGGGTGATGCCTGTTGATATCTGCTGTAAATCAGAATTCGCTTGGGCAAATTGCTGTAACGATTTTCCTAACTGCTGTAGTTGTGACAAACTTAACGGATACTTCAGATTCGGGTCGGTAACGCGGATGAACGCAGCCAAACGATCGCCTGTTGCATCTAGGGTAATTTCGCGCATTGCCAAAGCGATCGCTTCTGTGGCTTTGTTTTGGTCTTGCCAGCGTTGCCATTGGCTTTGAATGGTTTTAATCGCTCGCAAACTCCGAGTCGCTTTGGATTTTTTGAGTTCATCTTTTTCGCTATCTACTTGCCCTTGGATAGCATTCAGGCGATCGCTCAAAGCTAGCTCAAATACTTCTCCTGTGCCAGAAGTGATACCGTTGAGCAGCAGTTGATACACCTGTTCCACAGAGCTGATCTTGCCCTTGAGGGTGGTGGCGACAATTTCATCGATTAAGGCCAGGTAGCGAACTAATAAGTCAGCGCTGGCGCTATCGCGTAATGGCAGAGAGTCAGACACTTTAGCTACTAGAGAACGTCACGTTAATTCTAATTCTAGTTGCGGCAGAGAGGGAATTAGAAAAGGCGAGGGCTTTTTCAATTTCATTTTTTCCCCGAACGACAATCTCCCCATTAGACATCTGTGGCAAAGAATGTAGAGACGTTGCATGCAACGTCTCTACCTTGGGTTATATGTCTATTAAGTCCGCCCAGCCAGATTTGCCACCACCGCAGCTAACTCCGCCGGATTAACTGGCTTAGGAATATGGAGCTGAAAACCTGCCAACAGCGCTTGGGTGCGGTCTTCAGCCGTCGCGTAGGCTGTCAGTGCCACTGCGGGAATCCTTCCGCCTTGCTCTTGTCCAAGGGCCCTGAGTTGACGAATCAGGGCGTAGCCATCTTCTTCTGGCATGCCAATATCGCTGACGAGAATATTCGGGTGGAATTGTTGCAAAGCTTTAAGTGCGTCGAAAGTGGATGCAACTGCCATCACTTGAGCGCCATATTGTCCGAGAATTGTCTTCAGCAAATGCCTGGTGTCTGCTTCATCGTCGACGACAAGCACTCGCACGCCTTCTAATATTGGCAGGCTGTTTTTGGTGACTTCAGCGCTGGCAGTAGGGGCAATTTGCTTTGGTGTACTCGACTCTTCTATAGGTGCAGCTTTCATCGGCAGTTTGACAACGAATGTCGTTCCCTTTCCAATGCCTGGACTTTCTACAGAGACAGTGCCACCGTGCAATTCTACCAAGTGACGGACGATCGCTAATCCTAATCCTAATCCACCATGCGATCGCGTAGTTGAGCTATCGGCTTGGC includes the following:
- a CDS encoding shikimate dehydrogenase, with amino-acid sequence MIKERLITGKTKLLGVIGHPVEHSLSPVMHNVALGEMGLDYVYLPLPIAPQNLEIAIAGFAAIGVVGFSVTIPHKQAILPLLSEITPVAQAIGAVNTVTRQDGKWVGTNTDVEGFIAPLQTTYHQDWRQKVAVILGNGGAARSVVAGCIQLGFASIHVVGRNVQKLEEFRHSWGNSPLKEKFQVHQWEELPQLIPQADLLVNTTPVGMYPQVEASPLSVEEMADLPADAIAYDLIYIPKPTLFLQQAEKQGAIAIDGLEMLVQQGAAALKIWLQRPIVPVDAMRQALQNHLGNW
- a CDS encoding succinate--CoA ligase subunit beta, yielding MDLLEYQVKELFSEMGIPVLPSQRIDHPADLKRLKIRYPIVLKSQVHAAERQKAGGVRIVETTIDAIAAAQTIFNLTIWGELPEVLLAESKYDADQEFYLAVVLDTAVCRPVLLGCKEADIDWESAGEKMQYVVVEQEFSPFYARRLALKMGLQGALMLSVSSVLEKMYQLFVQKDLDLVEINPLAVSASGQVMALNGKVRVNERAINRHPEMAQMAAKIVSRHTSSQINGILGDWDAAAIHGKIGILGNGTGSVLTTLDLVANAGGKPGVCFNLRHAFLTDTAPTTFLGRLDTGLKMLAADKSIQVILINFLGTIPQLAEMPEVIANFWQQDNSEIKSSILSSSGSRSHRGVSLPRLVVRLAGSEFNAARQYLATLKTQSDVLIVVENLDTAVAEAVRLAKLTAYRK
- a CDS encoding succinate--CoA ligase subunit alpha — its product is MNLTPDSKVLIQGFSEFISETHVAQMKAYGTNLIAGVNPGCGGQLLYDLPIFDLVEEVVAQFGAIDTTIICVHPYQVLDAALEAIASNIRQIIIISGGVPPLDMVQLLRKAEACETIVVGPNSPGIIVPGKILLGTHPSELYTPGHVGIVSRSSTLTYEIAWELTKAGMGQSISASIGSDAIIGSSFLQWLQILDEDEATQAIVLVGQPGGGSEEAAAQYITETIDKPVIAYIAGRHAPPAKHWRQTGTLATFVGRDPSYGTAQSKLAAFQTAQVSVAERPSEIPELLKKVLK
- a CDS encoding Uma2 family endonuclease: MVFAQTSPPNLDSDGTTMRFTPDEYRGMEETAQERHEYRNGEIITMSGGSEAHSAIASNLLIYLGFLLRDTNFRCYNSDLRLWIPEYQCGTYTDLMVVDGQPEFNGNRTDEILNPLLIVEVLSPSTEAYDRGDKFRKYRSLPSFCEYLLVGQTEPYIEQYHILNHDSNDRWQLQVHDHLERSIVLHSLNVEIPLSEIYRRINF
- a CDS encoding tetratricopeptide repeat protein — encoded protein: MSDSLPLRDSASADLLVRYLALIDEIVATTLKGKISSVEQVYQLLLNGITSGTGEVFELALSDRLNAIQGQVDSEKDELKKSKATRSLRAIKTIQSQWQRWQDQNKATEAIALAMREITLDATGDRLAAFIRVTDPNLKYPLSLSQLQQLGKSLQQFAQANSDLQQISTGITRGLSAWVRLQENLLSWMYEQNRGSLGFGGVPGESGPWASWAKLVNSELPQAFFRTLAMEQSAIEFAQKHPQITLSDWVELAVVLQQLQRGLVHWFDQQAYNVQAGPKLSISTFLTFAVIWSQLASGFQNAGAMYSNGASQIMLQVLRTFAQRPYFPLYGGIFASFSGSSLRNALDYLDEPLASVEGTQEKARILTLLGYSQRAMGQYQRSLKFHQQALAIARNAGDRPCEIANLNHLSRTYVQEQNYPEAINYSQRALMLSRQPGVSGASVEQARTGEANALVNLGYSEVMQARKLEQREPEIYESAIHYLEQGLKLSEKLGDIQSKALCFSSLGIAYLVIGQPQTAIKYLEDGFKTAQVSGDLYLQGRNLAYLSEAYYHLQNSEKAVYTGCLGMYLLEQIASLEWRQVAGFLIILQGQIGELTFQILLQQNRPKIISVIGVDGYDHIPHLLAEYKRDM